The following coding sequences lie in one Takifugu rubripes chromosome 8, fTakRub1.2, whole genome shotgun sequence genomic window:
- the LOC101079216 gene encoding R3H domain-containing protein 1 isoform X6, with protein MRMSDPVDTEMMKVCEAADDKVSSPKHNVATKSEVTDPSQSSNDVHGSSSSSSSSSSSSSSSKRDVQDVFPLQPFEKDDQPVPDQSEKDDACDKLEKIEKTPRKMLSRDSSQDYTDSTGIDLHEFLVNTLKGNPRDRTMLLKLEQEILDFISNNETQKRKFPPMTSYHRMLLHRVAAYFGMDHNVDPSGKSVVINKTTNTRIPDQKFSEHIKDDRSDEFQKRYILKRDNSSFDREDSMIRMRLKADKRSKSMEEREEEYQRARERIFAHDGDHFMLDRSARDEDACMSTKERRQMFRLRASRSGASRQSSSETETLPRHGDPRPWSSTDSSDSSNQLALRPAITKASSFSSISPCLVRGDSTASSKSTGRLSKTGSESCSSVGSSSSSLSRPQLALPVSGSSWSNISSAHLIHPAADTRGSAPPEMIKSVPSQPPSAADTTNYFVLPLDASGIPPGSILVSPHTGKPFIHPDGSSVVYGPATVAPAAARNLQPGKNPQQPIPALTQQQPSHHFHSQPICPPLQLSSEPVHNKMVSCPLPPPFPPSQFLPIYPNQQYTVPDALNTQFSHMTLGQQQPTESVTPAPDTRHYPTIYHHSPSSMVLQGAAPPPHQQQVAGYLVAGPPGGHQGALQGQPVTLQSPGPNHVYPSSTPGPASFQGSTINQQLLQQHTYIQQPIQQMSTCYCSSAHHPHCPSQQQQQQQHYRPPVNSLSYNCPQNQNLSHHQVHQAVMPNPGSSYQTIVGMQPTPNLTVTGNQQSNMGNQMQGMMVQYPPVQSYQQVSVPQQTYQQPVLVSCQPGQGAVAVAGVQPCYGLLPSNQHTTMSSTVSFLPAQMMEFPQAMSPCVSHQHPSQQYAGLLPPTPNSGMVMLQMTASPCQQPRAPSPSQRKQPNHKHPGSDLQRTRRPVEFPPPSDITQSSLPMSPALTPFPGQPPSIKGLAPGFSIPIMAHHHHSPLPTAFYHSGQGEAHYSLLGQPLQYKPSIRPPLIHTAHVVAKHQGPLAVWHSGQGRKANRKPLSSDLSVAVSSQTLEVTDPL; from the exons GATGTATTCCCCCTTCAACCCTTTGAAAAGGACGATCAACCAGTGCCGGACCAGTCAGAGAAAGATGATGCCTGTGATAAGCTGGAAAAAATTGAAAAAACGCCAAGAAAAATGCTGTCAAGAG ATTCAAGTCAAGACTACACAGATTCAACTGGCATCGATCTCCACGAGTTCCTCGTTAACACATTAAAAGGCAACCCCAG ggaCCGAACCATGCTGCTGAAGTTGGAGCAGGAGATCTTGGATTTCATCAGCAATAATGA GACCCAGAAGAGAAAGTTCCCACCTATGACATCTTATCACAGGATGCTGTTACATCGAGTTGCAGCCTACTTTGGAATGGATCACAATGTGGACCCTAGTGGGAAATCAGTGGTGATCAACAAAACCACCAACACTAGAAT CCCCGATCAGAAATTCTCCGAGCACATCAAGGACGACAGGTCGGACGAATTTCAGAAACGCTACATTCTGAAACGAGACAACTCCAGCTTTGATCGTGAAGACAGCATg ATCCGAATGCGTTTGAAAGCTGACAAGAGAAGCAAATCgatggaagagagggaggaggagtaCCAGAGAGCCAGAGAAAGGATATTTGCACATGAT GGAGATCACTTCATGCTTGATAGAAG cgccCGAGATGAAGACGCATGCATGAGCACCAAAGAGAGGCGACAAATGTTCAG GTTGAGGGCTAGCCGGTCGGGTGCCAGCCGGCAGAGCAGCTCTGAGACGGAAACGCTGCCACGGCACGGAGATCCTCGTCCGTGGAGCAGCACCGACAGCTCAGACAGCTCTAACCAGCTCGCCCTGCGGCCTGCCATCACTAAggccagcagcttcagcagcatttcCCCCTGTCTAGTCCGGGGGGACAGCACGGCCAGCAGCAAGAGCACAGGGAGGCTCTCCAAGACAG gatCTGAATCATGCAGTAGCGTTGGCTCATCATCCAGCTCACTATCCCGTCCCCAGCTGGCTCTCCCAGTGTCAGGCTCATCCTGGTCCAACATATCTAGCGCACACTTAATCCATCCGGCTGCAGACACAAGGGGTTCTGCGCCCCCCGAGATGATCAAGAGTGTTCCCTCACAGCCACCAtctgctgcagacacaacaaACTATTTTGTGTTGCCACTGGACGCCTCAGGGATACCGCCCGGCAGCATTCTGGTCAGCCCACACACAG GCAAGCCTTTTATTCATCCTGATGGCAGCTCTGTAGTTTACGGCCCGGCCACCGTCGCTCCCGCTGCTGCTAGGAACCTACAGCCGGGTAAAAACCCCCAGCAGCCAATCCCTGCCCTAACACAGCAACAGCCATCCCATCACTTTCACTCACAG ccaatctgtcctcctctccagtTGTCCTCTGAGCCTGTCCACAACAAAATggtctcctgtcctcttcctcccccttttcctccttctcaGTTCCTGCCTATCTATCCTAACCAACAGTACACTGTG CCTGATGCCCTCAACACCCAGTTTAGTCACATGACtctggggcagcagcagccaactGAGAGTGTAACCCCTGCTCCCGACACCCGCCACTATCCCACTATTTACCATCACTCCCCTTCCTCCATGGTGCTGCagggagctgctcctcctccacatcaaCAGCAGGTGGCAGGCTATTTGGTGGCAGGGccaccaggaggacaccaaggTGCCCTGCAGGGTCAGCCTGTCACACTCCAGTCCCCAGGCCCAAATCATGTCTATCCTAGCTCCACCCCCGGCCCTGCTTCTTTTCAAGGGTCGACAATAAACCAACAGCTGCTACAGCAACATACTTACATCCAACAGCCCATCCAACAG ATGTCCACATGTTACTGCTCCTCCGCACACCACCCCCACTGccccagccagcagcagcagcagcagcagcattacagACCCCCCGTGAACTCTTTGTCCTATAACTGTCCTCAGAACCAAAACCTGTCCCACCATCAAG TCCACCAAGCTGTGATGCCAAACCCAGGATCCAGCTACCAGACCATTGTAGGCATGCAGCCAACCCCCAACCTCACTGTCACCGGCAACCAGCAAAGCAATATGGGCAACCAGATGCAAGGCATGATGGTCCAGTACCCGCCAGTGCAGTCCTATCAG CAGGTTTCTGTACCACAACAGACGTACCAGCAGCCAGTCTTGGTGTCCTGTCAGCCAGGACAGGGAGCAGTGGCTGTTGCTGGGGTGCAGCCCTGCTATGGTCTTCTTCCCTCCAACCAGCACACCACCATGAG TTCTACAGTAAGTTTCCTGCCAGCCCAAATGATGGAGTTTCCTCAAGCCATGTCTCCTTGTGTTTCCCATCAGCACCCAAGCCAGCAGTATGCAG ggttgttaCCCCCCACTCCCAATAGTGGGATGGTGATGCTACAAATGACAGCATCCCCCTGTCAGCAGCCGCGAGCCCCCTCCCCTAGTCAGCGAAAACAACCCAACCACAAACACCCAGGCAGCGATCTCCAGCGCACCCGCAGACCTGTCGAGTTCCCCCCGCCTTCAGACATCACCCAG AGCAGCTTGCCTATGTCTCCGGCACTCACCCCTTTTCCAGGCCAGCCACCCAGCATCAAGGGCCTGGCACCGGGCTTCTCCATCCCCATCATGGCCCATCACCACCACTCACCTCTACCAACAGCCTTCTACCACAGTGGACAAG GTGAAGCCCATTACTCTCTCCTGGGTCAACCTCTGCAGTACAAACCTTCCATCAGACCTCCATTGATCCACACTGCTCATGTGGTGGCCAAGCACCAG GGTCCTCTGGCGGTTTGGCACAGTGGTCAGGGAAGGAAGGCTAACAGAAAACCTCTTTCCTCAGATCTCAGCGTAG CAGTAAGCAGTCAGACCCTGGAAGTGACAGATCCTCTATAA